The Mustela erminea isolate mMusErm1 chromosome 6, mMusErm1.Pri, whole genome shotgun sequence genome includes a region encoding these proteins:
- the LUM gene encoding lumican has translation MHLGVFTLLLATIGARGQYYDYDFAVSIYGLSSPNCAPECNCPESYPSAMYCDELKLKSVPMVPPGIKYLYLRNNQIDHIDEKAFENVTDLQWLILDHNLLENSKIKGKIFSKLKQLKKLHINYNNLTESVGPLPKSLVDLQLTHNKIQKLGSFDGLVNLTFVHLQHNQLKEDAVSSAFKGLKSLEYLDLSYNQMTKLPSGLPASLLTLYLDNNKISNIPDEYFKRFNGLQYLRLSHNELADSGIPGNSFNVSSLLELDLSYNKLKNIPTVNENLENYYLEVNELEKFEVKSFCKILGPLSYSKIKHLRLDGNRLTHTSLPPDMYECLRVANEITVN, from the exons ATGCATCTAGGTGTGTTTACTCTCCTCTTGGCAACCATTGGTGCCAGGGGCCAGTACTATGATTACGATTTTGCTGTATCGATTTATGGGCTGTCCTCGCCAAACTGTGCCCCAGAATGTAACTGCCCTGAAAGCTACCCATCGGCCATGTACTGCGATGAGCTGAAATTGAAAAGTGTGCCAATGGTGCCTCCTGGAATCAAGTATCTTTACCTTAGGAATAACCAGATTGACCATATTGACGAAAAGGCCTTTGAAAACGTAACTGATCTGCAGTGGCTCATTCTGGATCATAACCTTCTAGAAAATTccaagataaaaggaaaaattttctcTAAGCTGAAACAACTGAAGAAGCTGCATATAAACTACAACAACCTGACAGAGTCTGTGGGCCCACTTCCCAAATCTCTGGTGGACCTGCAGCTTACACACAACAAGATCCAGAAGCTTGGTTCCTTCGATGGACTGGTAAACCTGACTTTTGTCCACCTTCAACACAATCAACTGAAAGAAGATGCTGTTTCATCTGCTTTTAAAGGTCTTAAGTCCCTCGAGTACCTCGACTTGAGCTACAATCAGATGACCAAACTGCCTTCTGGTCTCCCAGCATCTCTTCTGACTCTCTACTTGGACAACAATAAGATCAGCAACATCCCTGATGAGTATTTCAAGCGTTTTAATGGGCTGCAGTATCTGCGTCTATCTCATAATGAACTGGCTGATAGTGGAATACCTggaaattcttttaatgtatcatCCCTGCTTGAGCTGGATCTCTCCTACAATAAGCTTAAAAATATACCAACTGTCAATGAGAACCTTGAAAACTATTACCTGGAGGTCAATGAACTCGAAA AGTTTGAAGTAAAGAGCTTCTGTAAGATTCTGGGACCATTATCTTACTCCAAGATCAAGCATTTACGTCTGGATGGCAACCGTCTAACCCACACCAGTCTGCCACCTGATATGTACGAATGTCTACGTGTAGCAAATGAAATCACTGTTAATTAA